The Rana temporaria chromosome 13, aRanTem1.1, whole genome shotgun sequence genome has a window encoding:
- the LOC120920081 gene encoding uncharacterized protein LOC120920081 produces MSNCVQLILNQRLLLVFTAVGIVLYQPQNIIFVPAGGSVDISCISNTTSVLNDLSKIFWYRKTWKDGDMLTRVASCVTMGPQTNPCRQDTSGFTITLYNIQAEDSGMYYCSHLHLRSLFFANGTTLIITGDNSDGINIGYLMITSQQPTPNSTIQLACVVRALHTGHVTWNISGTRHMGRRTSVKLSNGTWNILNLLSLSRDTWDYGDTVTCEVWFSSSIVQIHWTIPHKVENEEN; encoded by the exons ATGAGTAATTGTGTGCAACTTATACTGAACCAAAGGTTGTTATTGGTTTTTACAGCAGTTGGGATTGTTTTGTATCAGCCCCAGAACATCATCTTTGTACCTGCCGGTGGTTCTGTGGATATCTCCTGCATCTCTAACACTACAAGTGTATTAAATGACTTATCAAAAATTTTCTGGTATCGGAAAACGTGGAAAGATGGAGATATGCTGACAAGAGTTGCATCATGTGTGACTATGGGCCCACAAACCAATCCCTGTAGACAGGACACAAGTGGCTTCACTATAACATTATACAACATTCAGGCTGAGGATTCTGGAATGTATTACTGTTCACATCTTCATTTACGCTCCTTGTTCTTTGCTAATGGAACAACGTTAATAATCACTGGAG ACAATTCGGATGGCATCAATATTGGTTATCTCATGATTACTTCACAGCAACCTACTCCTAACAGTACTATCCAGCTGGCCTGTGTAGTGAGAGCTCTTCATACAGGCCATGTGACCTGGAACATCTCTGGAACACGTCACATGGGCAGAAGAACCTCTGTGAAGCTCTCGAATGGTACATGGAATATCTTGAACCTTCTCTCCCTTTCCAGAGACACCTGGGACTATGGAGACACTGTGACCTGTGAAGTCTGGTTCAGCTCTTCTATTGTCCAGATCCATTGGACAATACCACATAAAG TTGAGAATGAGGAGAATTGA